Proteins from a genomic interval of Gadus morhua chromosome 21, gadMor3.0, whole genome shotgun sequence:
- the plekhg3 gene encoding pleckstrin homology domain-containing family G member 3 isoform X5 has protein sequence MVRQKLMGSVCNGTDRWGEGRWGRSKRGVFLGPGLDVYTIRRIGLKSKHRLGHWLGGLSQYFLVRYSKHTQEGLDSPRHSAASSGSTERAPSATPSDGSDPPSAARRPLSLVSTLSSGSASSRDDCQAPPPTGASSPTPSGEDIDLEPIEDDVTKGRGFGGERNNNNSNGSASPAGRTAFRRQPKVAAASDAMAPSPQLSYVDRVVMEIIETERMYVRDLRMIVEDYLAHIIDHADLSVGPELVCSLFGNIEDIYEFNSELLQSLDQCDNDPVAIARCFVMKSEYFDIYTQYCTNYPNSVAALTECMRNKSLAKFFRERQASLKRSLPLGSYLLKPVQRILKYHLLLQEIAKHSDQQGADYDVVEEAIYTMTGVAWYINDMKRRHEHAVRLQEVQSLMLHWKGPDLTTYGELVLEGTFKVHRAKNERTLFLFDRMLLITKRRGEHYVYKANISCSTLMLIESAKDSLSFSVTHYKHPKQSHTVQARNLEEKKLWSHHIKRIILENHHAIIPQKAKEAILEMDSIYPSKYRYSPDRLKKALSVQTDDPLPTNRQGRRQSEPIKKFFEGTKAVLKDEEIGNIAQEENHQRLPGVGEPPAELQASEQQSCLQKNSESKPTDSYSNTSSKISASPGTKKPAAEPPAAEAPTAEPPTAEPAVKVKNREEASSASQDSDSKTLSSEESSEEEDHEEAVKGRKATSILPTSVLSRAGAIAQHFQGSTRRPSQASDDALSPNCLSPRLSSRTGSIHSPKITSPCSDGPEVFRPADANMLSPRDDDGGVTGGAPQRRDSTLSKHDQLLIGKIKSYYEVAESHDPAFCLRRRESLTSIPTGLVRNSVSHFNCIPTDTPHPGEGVQGKPSSSAADDNGRAPGEPDSGDQGGIHMKAVSYQQEGTAVIVGGSVGYSSALATAPVLQEEFRSSSEMIQIWQAMEHDLSRPSVRRRETPIQAARSSRTAAGGLPANPNSDGEKGGSDLGTIAEETPSVSKQRTNGPAGRAGSLRETLKLWGEAVPVVRPPRVLELRGQTQGQSVQLEKDSQDDLDSAKSKVLSLARQYSQRIKTSKPTVRVQAADPRLGKRALASVVEESETSGKPSLSLPLVPGHQPRTAPRLSPVEPGAPGPDPGARARSRSPNSPPPMEGFCWPDVRELRSKYGLSDGPAPGQVPVGRSMSVPEGMTTDGGIKRRSSYTFPLLPPAERGEGGAEGGGADTPPEDAGRYRLQRTKSLDHRLSGVPLGRLEKLPEEASNGGFHGYYISGEAGLPGDESRRVVVVEKLPDEPAVATGDAAEAAGGEEGGENFVQIRSPTSREKISIRAVIDRCRAYQETEEYKLREEDAAKTEAGLGGARGKEPDKSAASSTEPEGQESGSTQQSVVKNLRQKFQKLK, from the exons ATGGTGCGGCAGAAACTCATGGGTTCTGTGTGCAATGGTACGGATAGATGGGGGGAGGGTAGGTGGGGTAGGAGTAAACGGGGTGTATTTTTGGGTCCCGGTTTGGATGTGTACACCATCAGGAGGATTGGGTTAAAATCCAAGCACAGACTGGGTCACTGGCTCG GTGGGCTGTCTCAGTACTTCCTGGTCAGGTATTCTAAACACACCCAGGAGGGTCTAG ACTCCCCACGCCACTCTGCGGCCTCCAGTGGGAGTACCGAGCGCGCTCCGTCCGCCACGCCCTCGGACGGCTCCGACCCGCCGTCCGCCGCCCGCCGCCCACTGAGCCTggtctccaccctctcctccggctccgcctcctccagagACGACtgccaagccccgccccccaccggcgcctccagccccaccccctCAGGCGAGGACATTGACCTTGAGCCAATCGAAGATGATGTGACGAAGGGGCGTGGCTTCGGCGGCgagaggaacaacaacaacagcaacggcTCCGCCTCCCCGGCCGGTCGGACCGCGTTCCGCCGGCAGCCCAAGGTGGCGGCGGCGAGCGACGCCATGGCGCCCAGCCCCCAGCTCAGCTACGTGGACCGCGTCGTCATGGAGATCATCGAGACGGAGCGCATGTACGTCCGAGACCTGCGCATGATCGTCGAG GACTACTTGGCCCACATCATCGACCACGCTGACCTGTCGGTGGGCCCCGAGCTGGTCTGCTCCCTGTTCGGGAACATCGAGGACATCTATGAGTTCAACAG TGAGCTCCTGCAATCACTGGACCAGTGTGATAACGACCCGGTCGCCATCGCCAGGTGCTTCGTCATGAAG AGTGAGTACTTTGACATCTACACGCAGTACTGCACCAACTACCCAAA CTCGGTGGCGGCGCTGACCGAGTGCATGAGGAACAAGTCCCTGGCCAAGTTCTTCCGGGAGCGCCAGGCGTCCCTGAAGCGCTCCCTCCCGCTGGGCTCCTACCTCCTGAAGCCCGTCCAGAGGATCCTCAAGTACCACCTCCTGCTGCAG gaGATCGCTAAGCACTctgaccagcagggggcagactACGACGTGGTGGAAGAGGCCATCTACACCATGACGGGCGTGGCCTGGTACATCAACGACATGAAGAGACGCCACGAGCACGCCGTGCGCCTGCAG GAGGTGCAGTCCCTGATGCTCCACTGGAAGGGTCCGGACCTGACCACCTACGGGGAGCTGGTCCTGGAGGGGACCTTCAAGGTCCACCGGGCCAAGAACGAGAGGACCCTGTTCCTGTTCGACCGCATGCTGCTCATCACCAAGCGCCGCGGGGAGCACTACGTCTACAAGGCGAACATCTCT TGCTCCACTCTGATGCTGATCGAGAGCGCCAAGGACTCTCTGAGCTTCAGTGTCACGCACTACAAACACCCCAAACAGTCCCACACTGTGCAG GCTCGTaacctggaggagaagaagctgtGGTCCCACCACATCAAACGGATCATCCTGGAGAACCACCATGCCATCATCCCTCAGAAG GCAAAGGAAGCCATCTTGGAAATGGACTCAATAT ATCCGTCTAAGTACCGCTACAGCCCCGACCGGCTGAAGAAGGCTCTGTCCGTCCAAACAGACGATCCGCTGCCTACTAATCGTCAGGGGCGACGCCAGTCAG AACCAATTAAAAAATTCTTTGAGGGCACCAAAG CTGTCCTGAAG GATGAGGAGATCGGAAACATCGCTCAGGAAGAGAACCACCAGAGACTTCCAGGTGTGGGGGAGCCACCGGCAGAGCTCCAG GCTTCTGAGCAGCAGTCATGTCTCCAGAAGAACTCAGAGTCCAAGCCAACAGATTCGTATTCGAACACCTCTTCCAAGATCTCTGCTTCTCCTGGAACAAAGAAGCCAGCAGCAGAGCCACCAGCAGCAGAAGCTCCAACAGCAGAACCTCCAACAGCAGAACCGGCTGTGAAGGTGAAGAACCGGGAGGAAGCGTCTTCTGCCAGCCAGGACTCCGACTCAAAGACCCTGAGCAGCGAGGAGTCCTCAGAAGAGGAGGACCACGAGGAGGCCGTCAAGGGGAGGAAGGCCACCAGCATCCTCCCCACCTCCGTCCTGAGCCGGGCCGGTGCCATCGCTCAGCACTTCCAGGGAAGCACACGGCGACCTAGCCAGGCCTCCGACGACGCCCTTTCCCCGAACTGTCTGTCGCCACGGTTATCGAGTCGCACCGGCAGCATCCACAGCCCCAAGATCACCAGCCCGTGTTCAGACGGACCCGAGGTGTTCCGGCCGGCCGACGCCAACATGCTGTCGCCGCGGGACGACGACGGCGGCGTGACGGGAGGGGCCCCCCAGCGGAGGGACTCCACCCTGTCCAAACACGACCAGCTGCTCATCGGGAAGATCAAGAGCTACTACGAGGTGGCCGAGAGCCACGACCCGGCCTTCTGCCTGCGACGGCGGGAGAGCCTGACCTCCATCCCCACGGGGCTGGTCCGCAACTCCGTCAGCCACTTCAACTGCATCCCGACGGACACGCCACATCCCGGTGAGGGCGTCCAGGGGAAGCCCTCTTCTTCTGCCGCGGACGACAACGGCCGAGCCCCGGGAGAACCAGACTCTGGGGACCAGGGGGGCATCCACATGAAGGCCGTGTCCTATCAGCAGGAGGGCACTGCGGTCATAGTGGGCGGGAGCGTTGGCTACTCCAGTGCTCTGGCCACGGCTCCCGTGCTGCAGGAGGAGTTCAGGTCGTCGTCTGAGATGATCCAGATTTGGCAGGCGATGGAGCACGACCTGAGCAGACCCTCAGTGCGTAGGCGCGAGACCCCCATCCAGGCAGCCAGAAGCTCCAGGACGGCTGCCGGGGGTCTCCCGGCAAACCCCAACTCTGACGGGGAGAAGGGAGGCTCCGACCTCGGCACCATAGCAGAGGAAACCCCCAGCGTCTCCAAACAGAGAACCAACGGACCCGCGGGCCGAGCCGGGAGTTTACGGGAGACCTTGAAGCTGTGGGGAGAGGCGGTTCCGGTCGTGAGACCCCCAAGGGTGTTGGAGCTCAGGGGCCAGACGCAGGGTCAGTCTGTCCAGCTGGAGAAGGACTCCCAGGACGACCTGGACAGCGCTAAGAGCAAGGTGCTGAGCCTCGCGCGACAGTACAGCCAGCGCATCAAAACATCCAAGCCAACGGTCCGGGTGCAGGCTGCGGACCCCCGTCTGGGGAAGAGAGCCCTGGCATCTgtggtggaggagagcgagacctcag GTAAACCCAGCCTGAGTCTCCCCCTGGTCCCGGGCCACCAGCCCCGGACCGCCCCCCGGCTGAGCCCGGTGGAGCCTGGCGCTCCGGGGCCCGACCCGGGGGCCAGGGCGCGCTCCAGGAGCCCCAACAGCCCGCCTCCCATGGAAGGCTTCTGCTGGCCCGACGTCCGGGAGCTGAGGTCCAAGTACGGCCTGTCGGACGGCCCCGCGCCCGGCCAGGTACCGGTGGGCCGCAGCATGTCGGTCCCGGAGGGGATGACCACGGACGGCGGGATCAAGAGACGCTCCAGCTacaccttccccctcctccccccggcggagagaggggaaggaggagcggaaggagggggggcagaTACCCCCCCGGAGGACGCGGGGAGGTACAGACTGCAGAGGACAAAGTCCCTGGACCACCGGCTGAGTGGCGTTCCGCTCGGTCGGCTGGAGAAGCTTCCGGAGGAGGCGTCCAACGGCGGCTTCCACGGTTACTACATCTCAGGGGAAGCGGGGTTACCCGGCGACGAGAGTCGGAGGGTCGTCGTGGTGGAGAAGCTGCCCGACGAGCCGGCGGTGGCGACCGGAGACGCGGCAGAAGCAGCCGGAGGGGAGGAAGGCGGGGAGAACTTCGTCCAGATCCGCTCGCCCACCAGCAGGGAGAAGATCTCCATCAGGGCGGTGATCGACCGCTGCCGGGCCTACCAGGAGACGGAGGAGTACAAACTCAGGGAGGAGGACGCCGCCAAGACGGAGGCTGGGCTGGGCGGGGCGAGGGGCAAAGAGCCGGACAAGAGCGCCGCGTCGTCGACGGAGCCGGAGGGCCAGGAGTCGGGCTCCACCCAGCAGAGCGTGGTGAAGAACCTCAGGCAAAAGTTCCAGAAGCTGAAGTGA
- the plekhg3 gene encoding pleckstrin homology domain-containing family G member 3 isoform X4, whose product MPEGSRGSFHEAPMDEDSPRHSAASSGSTERAPSATPSDGSDPPSAARRPLSLVSTLSSGSASSRDDCQAPPPTGASSPTPSGEDIDLEPIEDDVTKGRGFGGERNNNNSNGSASPAGRTAFRRQPKVAAASDAMAPSPQLSYVDRVVMEIIETERMYVRDLRMIVEDYLAHIIDHADLSVGPELVCSLFGNIEDIYEFNSELLQSLDQCDNDPVAIARCFVMKSEYFDIYTQYCTNYPNSVAALTECMRNKSLAKFFRERQASLKRSLPLGSYLLKPVQRILKYHLLLQEIAKHSDQQGADYDVVEEAIYTMTGVAWYINDMKRRHEHAVRLQEVQSLMLHWKGPDLTTYGELVLEGTFKVHRAKNERTLFLFDRMLLITKRRGEHYVYKANISCSTLMLIESAKDSLSFSVTHYKHPKQSHTVQARNLEEKKLWSHHIKRIILENHHAIIPQKAKEAILEMDSIYPSKYRYSPDRLKKALSVQTDDPLPTNRQGRRQSEPIKKFFEGTKAVLKHAASEGTVPGEEDSRGGALGFGLGGSGSDRPREEEEEEEEEECGGRKASVDDQEVVMDSDDADDDMMLLEDYQVADFASSMLAAISCWHSRARALLSLGDPTDEEIGNIAQEENHQRLPGVGEPPAELQASEQQSCLQKNSESKPTDSYSNTSSKISASPGTKKPAAEPPAAEAPTAEPPTAEPAVKVKNREEASSASQDSDSKTLSSEESSEEEDHEEAVKGRKATSILPTSVLSRAGAIAQHFQGSTRRPSQASDDALSPNCLSPRLSSRTGSIHSPKITSPCSDGPEVFRPADANMLSPRDDDGGVTGGAPQRRDSTLSKHDQLLIGKIKSYYEVAESHDPAFCLRRRESLTSIPTGLVRNSVSHFNCIPTDTPHPGEGVQGKPSSSAADDNGRAPGEPDSGDQGGIHMKAVSYQQEGTAVIVGGSVGYSSALATAPVLQEEFRSSSEMIQIWQAMEHDLSRPSVRRRETPIQAARSSRTAAGGLPANPNSDGEKGGSDLGTIAEETPSVSKQRTNGPAGRAGSLRETLKLWGEAVPVVRPPRVLELRGQTQGQSVQLEKDSQDDLDSAKSKVLSLARQYSQRIKTSKPTVRVQAADPRLGKRALASVVEESETSGKPSLSLPLVPGHQPRTAPRLSPVEPGAPGPDPGARARSRSPNSPPPMEGFCWPDVRELRSKYGLSDGPAPGQVPVGRSMSVPEGMTTDGGIKRRSSYTFPLLPPAERGEGGAEGGGADTPPEDAGRYRLQRTKSLDHRLSGVPLGRLEKLPEEASNGGFHGYYISGEAGLPGDESRRVVVVEKLPDEPAVATGDAAEAAGGEEGGENFVQIRSPTSREKISIRAVIDRCRAYQETEEYKLREEDAAKTEAGLGGARGKEPDKSAASSTEPEGQESGSTQQSVVKNLRQKFQKLK is encoded by the exons ATGCCAGAAGGATCCAGAGGCTCCTTCCATGAAGCCCCCATGGATGAAG ACTCCCCACGCCACTCTGCGGCCTCCAGTGGGAGTACCGAGCGCGCTCCGTCCGCCACGCCCTCGGACGGCTCCGACCCGCCGTCCGCCGCCCGCCGCCCACTGAGCCTggtctccaccctctcctccggctccgcctcctccagagACGACtgccaagccccgccccccaccggcgcctccagccccaccccctCAGGCGAGGACATTGACCTTGAGCCAATCGAAGATGATGTGACGAAGGGGCGTGGCTTCGGCGGCgagaggaacaacaacaacagcaacggcTCCGCCTCCCCGGCCGGTCGGACCGCGTTCCGCCGGCAGCCCAAGGTGGCGGCGGCGAGCGACGCCATGGCGCCCAGCCCCCAGCTCAGCTACGTGGACCGCGTCGTCATGGAGATCATCGAGACGGAGCGCATGTACGTCCGAGACCTGCGCATGATCGTCGAG GACTACTTGGCCCACATCATCGACCACGCTGACCTGTCGGTGGGCCCCGAGCTGGTCTGCTCCCTGTTCGGGAACATCGAGGACATCTATGAGTTCAACAG TGAGCTCCTGCAATCACTGGACCAGTGTGATAACGACCCGGTCGCCATCGCCAGGTGCTTCGTCATGAAG AGTGAGTACTTTGACATCTACACGCAGTACTGCACCAACTACCCAAA CTCGGTGGCGGCGCTGACCGAGTGCATGAGGAACAAGTCCCTGGCCAAGTTCTTCCGGGAGCGCCAGGCGTCCCTGAAGCGCTCCCTCCCGCTGGGCTCCTACCTCCTGAAGCCCGTCCAGAGGATCCTCAAGTACCACCTCCTGCTGCAG gaGATCGCTAAGCACTctgaccagcagggggcagactACGACGTGGTGGAAGAGGCCATCTACACCATGACGGGCGTGGCCTGGTACATCAACGACATGAAGAGACGCCACGAGCACGCCGTGCGCCTGCAG GAGGTGCAGTCCCTGATGCTCCACTGGAAGGGTCCGGACCTGACCACCTACGGGGAGCTGGTCCTGGAGGGGACCTTCAAGGTCCACCGGGCCAAGAACGAGAGGACCCTGTTCCTGTTCGACCGCATGCTGCTCATCACCAAGCGCCGCGGGGAGCACTACGTCTACAAGGCGAACATCTCT TGCTCCACTCTGATGCTGATCGAGAGCGCCAAGGACTCTCTGAGCTTCAGTGTCACGCACTACAAACACCCCAAACAGTCCCACACTGTGCAG GCTCGTaacctggaggagaagaagctgtGGTCCCACCACATCAAACGGATCATCCTGGAGAACCACCATGCCATCATCCCTCAGAAG GCAAAGGAAGCCATCTTGGAAATGGACTCAATAT ATCCGTCTAAGTACCGCTACAGCCCCGACCGGCTGAAGAAGGCTCTGTCCGTCCAAACAGACGATCCGCTGCCTACTAATCGTCAGGGGCGACGCCAGTCAG AACCAATTAAAAAATTCTTTGAGGGCACCAAAG CTGTCCTGAAG CATGCAGCCAGCGAGGGGACTGTCCCGGGGGAGGAGGACTCCAGGGGCGGCGCCCTGGGCTTCGGCCTGGGGGGGTCGGGCTCCGACCGGCCccgggaagaggaggaagaggaggaggaggaggagtgtggtgGGAGGAAGGCCTCTGTGGACGACCAGGAGGTGGTAATGGACAGTGATGACGCTGATGATGACATGATGCTGCTGGAGGACTATCAGGTAGCGGACTTCGCTAGCTCCATGCTCGCAGCCATTTCCTGCTGGCATTCTAGAGCCAGAGCTCTGCTTTCTCTTGGGGACCCAACG GATGAGGAGATCGGAAACATCGCTCAGGAAGAGAACCACCAGAGACTTCCAGGTGTGGGGGAGCCACCGGCAGAGCTCCAG GCTTCTGAGCAGCAGTCATGTCTCCAGAAGAACTCAGAGTCCAAGCCAACAGATTCGTATTCGAACACCTCTTCCAAGATCTCTGCTTCTCCTGGAACAAAGAAGCCAGCAGCAGAGCCACCAGCAGCAGAAGCTCCAACAGCAGAACCTCCAACAGCAGAACCGGCTGTGAAGGTGAAGAACCGGGAGGAAGCGTCTTCTGCCAGCCAGGACTCCGACTCAAAGACCCTGAGCAGCGAGGAGTCCTCAGAAGAGGAGGACCACGAGGAGGCCGTCAAGGGGAGGAAGGCCACCAGCATCCTCCCCACCTCCGTCCTGAGCCGGGCCGGTGCCATCGCTCAGCACTTCCAGGGAAGCACACGGCGACCTAGCCAGGCCTCCGACGACGCCCTTTCCCCGAACTGTCTGTCGCCACGGTTATCGAGTCGCACCGGCAGCATCCACAGCCCCAAGATCACCAGCCCGTGTTCAGACGGACCCGAGGTGTTCCGGCCGGCCGACGCCAACATGCTGTCGCCGCGGGACGACGACGGCGGCGTGACGGGAGGGGCCCCCCAGCGGAGGGACTCCACCCTGTCCAAACACGACCAGCTGCTCATCGGGAAGATCAAGAGCTACTACGAGGTGGCCGAGAGCCACGACCCGGCCTTCTGCCTGCGACGGCGGGAGAGCCTGACCTCCATCCCCACGGGGCTGGTCCGCAACTCCGTCAGCCACTTCAACTGCATCCCGACGGACACGCCACATCCCGGTGAGGGCGTCCAGGGGAAGCCCTCTTCTTCTGCCGCGGACGACAACGGCCGAGCCCCGGGAGAACCAGACTCTGGGGACCAGGGGGGCATCCACATGAAGGCCGTGTCCTATCAGCAGGAGGGCACTGCGGTCATAGTGGGCGGGAGCGTTGGCTACTCCAGTGCTCTGGCCACGGCTCCCGTGCTGCAGGAGGAGTTCAGGTCGTCGTCTGAGATGATCCAGATTTGGCAGGCGATGGAGCACGACCTGAGCAGACCCTCAGTGCGTAGGCGCGAGACCCCCATCCAGGCAGCCAGAAGCTCCAGGACGGCTGCCGGGGGTCTCCCGGCAAACCCCAACTCTGACGGGGAGAAGGGAGGCTCCGACCTCGGCACCATAGCAGAGGAAACCCCCAGCGTCTCCAAACAGAGAACCAACGGACCCGCGGGCCGAGCCGGGAGTTTACGGGAGACCTTGAAGCTGTGGGGAGAGGCGGTTCCGGTCGTGAGACCCCCAAGGGTGTTGGAGCTCAGGGGCCAGACGCAGGGTCAGTCTGTCCAGCTGGAGAAGGACTCCCAGGACGACCTGGACAGCGCTAAGAGCAAGGTGCTGAGCCTCGCGCGACAGTACAGCCAGCGCATCAAAACATCCAAGCCAACGGTCCGGGTGCAGGCTGCGGACCCCCGTCTGGGGAAGAGAGCCCTGGCATCTgtggtggaggagagcgagacctcag GTAAACCCAGCCTGAGTCTCCCCCTGGTCCCGGGCCACCAGCCCCGGACCGCCCCCCGGCTGAGCCCGGTGGAGCCTGGCGCTCCGGGGCCCGACCCGGGGGCCAGGGCGCGCTCCAGGAGCCCCAACAGCCCGCCTCCCATGGAAGGCTTCTGCTGGCCCGACGTCCGGGAGCTGAGGTCCAAGTACGGCCTGTCGGACGGCCCCGCGCCCGGCCAGGTACCGGTGGGCCGCAGCATGTCGGTCCCGGAGGGGATGACCACGGACGGCGGGATCAAGAGACGCTCCAGCTacaccttccccctcctccccccggcggagagaggggaaggaggagcggaaggagggggggcagaTACCCCCCCGGAGGACGCGGGGAGGTACAGACTGCAGAGGACAAAGTCCCTGGACCACCGGCTGAGTGGCGTTCCGCTCGGTCGGCTGGAGAAGCTTCCGGAGGAGGCGTCCAACGGCGGCTTCCACGGTTACTACATCTCAGGGGAAGCGGGGTTACCCGGCGACGAGAGTCGGAGGGTCGTCGTGGTGGAGAAGCTGCCCGACGAGCCGGCGGTGGCGACCGGAGACGCGGCAGAAGCAGCCGGAGGGGAGGAAGGCGGGGAGAACTTCGTCCAGATCCGCTCGCCCACCAGCAGGGAGAAGATCTCCATCAGGGCGGTGATCGACCGCTGCCGGGCCTACCAGGAGACGGAGGAGTACAAACTCAGGGAGGAGGACGCCGCCAAGACGGAGGCTGGGCTGGGCGGGGCGAGGGGCAAAGAGCCGGACAAGAGCGCCGCGTCGTCGACGGAGCCGGAGGGCCAGGAGTCGGGCTCCACCCAGCAGAGCGTGGTGAAGAACCTCAGGCAAAAGTTCCAGAAGCTGAAGTGA